Proteins from a genomic interval of Phocoena phocoena chromosome 20, mPhoPho1.1, whole genome shotgun sequence:
- the ZSWIM9 gene encoding uncharacterized protein ZSWIM9, with protein sequence MHLARCRWASAPPLYTLIDVLKYSYVRLVCKDVRAPSRPAVGSPQPGCPAFIIVKLSPLRDRLVVTECQLTHSHPACPLEFAYYFRPGHLLANACLPVRTTNKISKQFVAPADVRRLLSYCKGRDHGVLDALHVLEGLFRTDPEAKVKLVFVEDQAVVETVFFLTSRTRAMLRRFPRMLLVDRLPGLQGALDLLAVLCVDGAGRARQAACCVARPGTPSLLRFALASLLQSAPDVKGRVRCLTAGPEVAAQLPAVRQLLPGARVQICRAQGLETLFSKAQELGGAGREDPGLWPRLCRLAGALSPAAYAEALAELRAHGPAAFVDYFESNWAPRRDMWVRFRAFEAARDLDACALVRGHRRRLLRRLSPSRSVAQCLRDLVAMQWADAAGEAAPDVSDDGGAWLEGELGRGAQVENERMKGVETGNWGGARKEVSFRREAQLEKEWARGLETRDREGAQVESEKGRGLQIRDWRGVHLENQKVRGLEGSVWRGSQLENEHLRGPAIRDWRGGPLEAEKDWGLEGYIWRGAQVEDQRLRGLEEYTWRLAQLEDGRIRLLETPDGRGTLFDYERASSLDGSSWRGAQLHDERVSGLKTRDWKGLHLEAEKERGLEVRNWRRVHVEKPSELVPENGDLRGPQGGDVRQRGPETREERAVRLGVKRRRDLEDVVLVQLGDTRVTGLENGDGGGAQAGGPKSRGGQGMECGDTAGGRLGLGNGVTCSTPVGTVLEGDSEWAVTGRMYLAAGESAQEGSGGEGPRESKRPCCPSEEEEVDWEPLAKFRAACGPELAELVAEELAFARQHGTRGFHWTGAGFALKDGTSDFFLDGALTRCSCSIHAARRLPCRHLFAARLLTGAALFHMDLLRDCWGRAPEP encoded by the exons GTCCCCCCAGCCCGGCTGCCCGGCTTTCATCATCGTCAAGCTGAGCCCGCTGCGGGACCGCCTCGTGGTGACAGAGTGCCAGCTGACCCACTCACACCCGGCCTGCCCGCTCGAGTTCGCCTACTACTTCCGCCCGGGCCACCTGCTGGCCAACGCCTGCCTTCCCGTGCGCACCACCAACAAGATCTCCAAGCAGTTCGTGGCCCCGGCCGACGTGCGCCGCCTGCTCTCCTACTGCAAGGGCCGCGACCACGGAGTCCTGGACGCCCTGCACGTGCTCGAGGGGCTCTTCCGCACCGACCCCGAGGCCAAG GTGAAGCTGGTGTTCGTGGAGGACCAGGCGGTGGTAGAGACCGTGTTCTTCCTGACATCGCGCACCCGGGCGATGCTGCGGCGCTTCCCGCGCATGCTCCTGGTGGACCGGCTGCCGGGGCTGCAGGGCGCGCTGGATCTGCTGGCGGTGCTGTGCGTGGACGGCGCGGGCCGCGCGCGTCAGGCCGCCTGCTGCGTGGCGCGGCCCGGCACTCCGAGCCTGCTGCGGTTCGCGCTGGCCTCGCTGCTGCAGAGCGCGCCCGACGTCAAGGGCCGTGTGCGCTGCCTCACGGCCGGGCCCGAAGTGGCGGCACAGCTGCCCGCCGTGCGCCAGCTGCTGCCGGGCGCGCGCGTGCAGATCTGCCGGGCGCAGGGCCTGGAGACGCTCTTCAGCAAGGCGCAGGAGCTGGGCGGCGCCGGCCGCGAGGACCCGGGCCTGTGGCCGCGCCTGTGTCGCCTGGCGGGCGCGTTGTCGCCCGCCGCCTACGCCGAGGCGCTGGCCGAGCTGCGCGCCCACGGCCCGGCCGCCTTCGTCGATTACTTCGAGAGCAACTGGGCGCCGCGCCGGGACATGTGGGTGCGTTTCCGCGCCTTCGAGGCGGCCCGCGACCTGGACGCGTGCGCCCTGGTGCGCGGCCACCGCCGGCGCCTGCTGCGCCGCCTGAGCCCCTCGCGCAGCGTGGCGCAGTGCCTGCGCGACCTGGTGGCCATGCAGTGGGCCGACGCGGCTGGGGAGGCGGCGCCGGATGTGTCCGACGATGGGGGCGCTTGGCTGGAGGgtgagctggggaggggagccCAAGTGGAGAACGAGAGGATGAAGGGTGTGGAAACCGGAAACTGGGGCGGGGCGCGGAAGGAAGTAAGTTTTAGGAGAGAAGCCCAGTTAGAGAAGGAGTGGGCCAGAGGGCTGGAGACCAGAGACCGGGAAGGGGCTCAGGTAGAAAGTGAGAAGGGGAGAGGGTTGCAAATCCGAGACTGGAGAGGGGTCCACTTGGAGAACCAGAAGGTGAGAGGGCTAGAGGGGAGTGTCTGGAGAGGGTCCCAGTTGGAGAACGAGCACCTGAGAGGGCCCGCGATCAGAGACTGGAGGGGGGGCCCGCTGGAGGCTGAGAAAGACTGGGGTCTGGAAGGTTATATCTGGAGGGGGGCCCAGGTGGAGGACCAGAGGTTGAGAGGATTGGAAGAGTATACCTGGAGGCTGGCCCAGCTGGAGGACGGAAGGATTAGGCTGCTGGAGACCCCAGACGGGAGGGGGACCCTGTTCGATTATGAGAGAGCCAGCAGTCTTGACGGGAGCTCCTGGAGGGGGGCCCAGTTGCACGATGAGAGGGTAAGTGGACTGAAAACCAGAGACTGGAAGGGGCTGCAtttggaagcagagaaggaaagggggcTGGAGGTCAGAAACTGGAGGAGGGTCCATGTGGAGAAGCCCTCGGAATTGGTCCCCGAGAACGGAGACCTAAGGGGGCCCCAAGGGGGAGATGTGAGGCAGAGAGGGCCAGAGACTAGAGAAGAGCGAGCAGTGAGGTTGGGTGTCAAAAGAAGAAGGGACCTGGAGGATGTAGTTCTGGTCCAGCTTGGGGACACAAGGGTGACAGGCCTGGAGAATGGAGATGGAGGGGGAGCCCAGGCTGGGGGCCCCAAGAGCAGAGGAGGGCAGGGGATGGAGTGTGGGGACACAGCAGGGGGCCGTCTAGGGCTGGGGAATGGAGTCACGTGCAGCACTCCCGTGGGGACTGTGTTGGAGGGTGACTCAGAGTGGGCAGTGACAGGGAGGATGTACCTGGCGGCCGGAGAGAGCGCACAGGAAGGAAGCGGAGGAGAAGGCCCCAGGGAATCAAAGAGGCCTTGCTGCCCCtcggaggaggaggaagtggactGGGAGCCCCTGGCCAAGTTCCGAGCGGCCTGCGGGCCAGAGCTGGCAGAGCTGGTGGCCGAAGAGCTGGCCTTCGCCCGGCAGCACGGCACCCGCGGTTTCCATTGGACAGGAGCTGGCTTTGCCCTGAAGGACGGCACCTCGGACTTCTTCCTGGACGGAGCCCTGACGCGCTGCAGCTGCTCCATCCATGCCGCCCGGCGTCTGCCCTGCCGCCACCTCTTCGCCGCGCGCCTGCTCACAGGGGCAGCCTTATTCCACATGGACCTGCTCAGGGATTGCTGGGGGAGAGCCCCCGAGCCCTGA